The following proteins come from a genomic window of Falco peregrinus isolate bFalPer1 chromosome 16, bFalPer1.pri, whole genome shotgun sequence:
- the DENND2D gene encoding DENN domain-containing protein 2D → MASIGSFFRRSLRRSGRREAKVDASAAESNPARVPQRPGERSSVYSAGQFFFEYLVVVSLKKTSDGHYEPKITYQFPKRENLLKGQKEEEERLLQAIPLFCFPDGNNWAPVTEFTSETFSFVLTNVDGSRKIGYCRRLLPSGRGVRLPEVFCIISCLGCFGLFSKILDEVEKRRQISMAVIYPFMQGLRESPFPAPGKSVTIKSFIPESGTELIELTRPVDAHLEHVEFQALLQRLSPHLILHIFASAVLERRLIFLAEELSVLSQCIHAVAALLYPFTWAHTYIPVVPECLLDTVCCPTPFMVGIQMRHLERVLDQPMEEALIVDLCEGKILQAVGDEEEILPTKLQNEMLTSLNRHNNNNNIHTSEQVNTLVSEAFVQFFVRMVGHYPSHIKWSKNGSGTFQERAFCKAITSKTSRKFVKKFVKTNMFSLFIEEAEKSRIPQEAYFQQKIAEYHEQKKHRRDS, encoded by the exons ATGGCTTCCATCGGCAGCTTCTTCCGACGGAGCCTGCGGCGCTCCGGCCGCAGAG AAGCAAAAGTGGACgcctctgctgcagaaagcaaccCCGCACGGGTGCCGCAGAGGCCAGGAGAACGGAGCTCTGTCTATTCTGCTGGGCAGTTTTTCTTCGAGTACCTGGTGGTGGTGTCACTGAAGAAGACATCAGACGGACATTACGAACCCAAGATAACCTACCAGTTCCCAAAG CGTGAGAACTTGCTgaagggccagaaggaggaggaggaacgCCTCTTGCAAGCCATCCccctcttctgcttccctgaTGGCAACAACTGGGCCCCCGTCACCGAGTTCACCAG CGAAACCTTTTCTTTCGTCCTGACCAATGTGGATGGCAGCAGGAAGATCGGCTACTGCAGGCGGCTGCTG CCATCCGGCCGTGGCGTCCGCCTCCCTGAGGTCTTCTGCATCAtcagctgcctgggctgcttcGGGCTCTTCTCTAAG atCCTGGATGAGGTGGAGAAGAGGCGCCAGATCTCCATGGCTGTGATTTACCCCTTCATGCAGGGCCTTCGGGAATCAcccttcccagctccagggAAAAGTGTCACCATTAAAAGCTTCATCCCTGAGTCAGGCACAGAG CTCATCGAGCTCACGCGGCCCGTGGATGCCCACCTGGAGCACGTGGAGTTTCAGGCTCTGCTCCAGCGGCTCAGCCCCCACCTCATCCTGCACATCTTCGCCTCCGCTGTGCTGGAGCGACGGCTTATTTTcctggcagaggagctgag CGTCCTGTCGCAGTGCATCCACGCAGTGGCTGCTCTCCTCTACCCCTTCACCTGGGCTCACACCTACATCCCCGTGGTCCCCGAGTGCCTGCTCGACACTGTCTGCTGCCCCACACCCTTCATGGTTGGCATCCAGATGCGGCACCTGGAGCGGGTCCTGGACCAGCCGATGGAGGAG GCTCTGATAGTTGACCTCTGCGAAGGGAAGATCCTCCAGGCG GTCGGCGATGAGGAGGAGATCTTGCCCACCAAGCTGCAGAATGAGATGCTGACATCTCTGAACAggcacaacaacaacaacaacatacACA CATCCGAGCAGGTGAACACGCTTGTCTCTGAAGCCTTCGTGCAATTCTTCGTCCGAATGGTTGGCCACTACCCCTCGCACATCAAGTGGAGTAAAAATGGCTCGGGCACCTTCCAGGAGCGAGCCTTCTGCAAAGCCATCACCTCCAAAACCAGCCGCAAGTTTGTGAAGAAATTTGTGAAGACGAACATGTTTTCCCTATTTATTGAGGAAGCAGAAAAGAGCAGGATCCCACAGGAAG cgtatttccagcagaaaataGCAGAGTACCACGAACAGAAGAAGCACCGACGGGACTCCTGA